One genomic segment of Manis pentadactyla isolate mManPen7 chromosome 1, mManPen7.hap1, whole genome shotgun sequence includes these proteins:
- the RTP2 gene encoding receptor-transporting protein 2, with product MCTSLTTCEWKKVFYEKMEVAKPADSWELIIDPNLKPNELAPGWKQYLEQQASGRFHCSWCWHTWQSPHVVILFHMYLDRAQRTGSVRMRIFKQLCYECGTARLDESSMLEENIESLVDNLITSLREQCYDEDGGQYRIHVAGRPNSGPHRSEFCEACQEGIVHWKPSEKLLEEEATTYNSGATKSRAQEGWGYNFFSLRWCVFAASLCVLIVYLQYSFRSSVLF from the exons ATGTGTACTAGCCTGACCACTTGTGAGTGGAAGAAAGTCTTCTATGAGAAGATGGAGGTGGCAAAGCCAGCCGACAGCTGGGAACTCATCATAGACCCCAACCTCAAGCCCAACGAGCTGGCCCCTGGCTGGAAGCAGTACCTGGAGCAGCAGGCCTCTGGCAG gttcCACTGCTCCTGGTGCTGGCACACCTGGCAGTCGCCCCATGTGGTCATCCTCTTCCACATGTACCTGGACCGCGCCCAGCGGACGGGCTCAGTGCGCATGCGCATCTTCAAGCAGCTGTGCTACGAGTGCGGCACGGCGCGGCTGGACGAGTCAAGCATGTTGGAGGAGAACATCGAGAGCCTGGTGGACAACCTCATCACCAGCCTCCGCGAGCAGTGCTACGACGAGGACGGCGGCCAGTACCGCATCCACGTGGCCGGCCGCCCGAACAGCGGGCCGCACCGCAGCGAGTTCTGCGAGGCCTGCCAGGAGGGCATCGTGCACTGGAAGCCCAGCGAGAAGCTGCTGGAGGAGGAGGCGACCACCTACAACTCTGGTGCCACTAAGTCAAGGGCACAGGAGGGCTGGGGCTACAACTTCTTCTCCCTTCGCTGGTGCGTCTTCGCAGCCTCCCTCTGCGTGCTTATTGTCTACCTGCAGTACTCCTTCCGCAGCTCTGTGCTCTTTTAG